The nucleotide sequence AACCCATAGCATTTGTATTAGTTACTTGCCAATCTGGGAGCATATTTATAAAGTAAGGAATTCCAAATTTAGCAGATAATTGATGGATTTTATACATAAGCTCTCTATTCTCATCCTTAAAGGCATTTTCTCTTAACTTAATTATAAAGTTTGGGAATAAGAAAGGTTTTCCCATTGCATCTCCTTCCATCATTACATCAACTAACGCCTCTAATATTAACTTTGCCTCTTCTTCATAATCTCCATAAGTTCCTCTTGTAGTTCCTGCTATCACTGCCGGCTTATCTTTTAGAAACTCTGGAATTTCCAATTCAAGGTTTATACTGCTAAATATAGTCTGGCCTCCACGAGCCACGTACATTTGATTTAATTCATAAATAAACATTTGCATTAACTGCTTTATTTTTTCATAACTAAGCCCTCTAACATAGGGAGCGAGCCAAATATTAAATTCATCAATACTCTGCCCCCCACTCATGTTAGTTTGAGCAGCCATCATAACCTTAGCTGCATGTTGAATAGCAACCTCTGGATGTTTAGCAGGTTTTGAAACGCTTGTATGCAATCCAGTTCCATCTACTCTTAAACCATATTTAAAGAAGGGTCTTAAATCATGTTGCAAACAAACAGGTCTTGTTGCAGCATATTCCAAATCATGTAAGTGAATATCCCCTTTTATGTGAGCATCAGCTATGTGTTTTGGAAAGATAGCTAATAAAGCATATTGCTTCATTGTTTCATCAGCAACCCATTTATGGATTGATTCTGGATTATACATTAAATTGGCATTCTCTCTTGAACCACTCTTTATTAATTTGGTTATGTCATAGACAGGCATTCCTAACCTTGTGTGCTTATGCCTTAAATCTTCAAATCCATACTCTATTAATTTGTAATTGACTATTTCTCTAATCATTGGGGCAGTTAAGTATTTAACTTTTAATTTTTTTAACTCCCTCTCAACTTCATCAGCTATCTTTTTAGCTGTTTCTTTATCTGCTCCTGTTTCTCTAATCAATGCTTTAACTATTTTTTCTTTATCAAACGGCTCAAACTCTTTTTCTGATGTTCTAACTTTTAATATAGTTCCATTTCTATAATTTTCAGCTACATTTTTGTCTATTTTCTTTAGAACATTATAAACAATATCTTTTAACTCATCGGTTGTTATTCCATTATAAACTTTAGTGCAAACTTCAGATATTATCTGGTCTAAATCACCATAATTTACCCCACTGTTTATTAGGGATTTAGCTAATTTATTTATATTGAATCTCTCCTTTTTTTTGTCTCTTTTTATTACATAAAATTCCATAACTCTCTCAGTAAAATCTTTAACACTTATCATTTAATCACCCAAAAAATAGAATGAATAGTATTTATTTACAAATTTTAATTAATTGTTTTTATACCCTATCTCTGAAATTTGTAAGTAGTTTTTCAGTAATAACATATAAAGATAACGGAATGAATTTCCGCTTAAATAGTTTAAATAGGTGCGATAATCTGTTAAAATAGTATATAAATGGTGGAAATTTCTTTATTAAACTAAACAGCAATTTATATCAATTTATTATGTTGGGGTATTGATAACAATCAATTTAGTTAATTTATCCTTTTATCTCCTTAACTGCTCTCCAATAATCTCATCCACTCTCTTTAAAAATTCTTTCACTTTATCTTTTGGAACTACTGCTCCAGAGGCTACATCATGTCCTCCTCCACTACCACCAAATTTTTTTGCAATAGACATAGCAACACTTAAATTTAAGCCCTTATTTACAAGCTCTCTATTCCCCCTCGCAGAGAATTTTGCTATATCCCCTTCAATATGATAACCAACAACTGGTTTATCATCAACCAATATAGAGGCAATAACTCCAATCATCCCTTTTTTACCTTCAAAATAACAAATGTTATCTAATTTTTTTAGTTTAACATTTTTAAGCTCATTAATTAGATTCTTTTTATATTCCCATAAAATTTCATTACCTATTTTTATACACTCATTATCTTCTAAGCATATACCAATACCTACAGCAAATAACCCATTTCTACCAACAGCATTTAACATCTCTGATAATAAAAAAGCGTCTCTAATTTTATGCTCAATTAAATACCTATCAATCATCAAGTTTTCAATTTTAGGATATTTGAAGACTATTGCCGATAAAAGCTTTTTTCTATCAGAATCATCTAATTCTTTTTTATTTGGGTCTATACCAATGTCTTTTAAAAACTTAAATGCTTTTACTTCAGAAGCTAACTCTGGGATATATGGTTTAGTGCAATATGCAATTGCCTTATGCATCTCTACGTTGTATATGTTGTAAATTATATCACTCATTATCTTAACGTATCTATACTCTCTCGCCTCATTCACTATAAACTTGTTTAATCCTAAAAGAGGGTTGTATTGCATATCTCCAATAATTCCAGCTATTGCTAAGACGCTTAAATCATAATAGCCAAATTCTCTCGCCACTAAATAACAAACTCCACTTGCTGTTATTTCCCTCGCTCCATCTACTCCAAAAATGTGTGGGTTTAGTTGAATAATATTTTCATTGACAAAACTCTCTTCTATAATTGGTGGATGATGGTCTAAGATTATTGCATTAAAGTTGTGTTTTATTATATCCTCTATCTGCCCACTACCCATATCTGCAAATATAAAAAGTGGTTTATTTACTTCATTTTCCTTAGTTAATTTTTCAATAACCTCCTTAGATAGATGTTCAACAACAGTTAAATGAAATAATTTGTTTGTCCTCATCAGCATCTTAGCCAATATTCCTCCACTACTCAATCCATCCGTATCGTGATGAGTTATAACTCTAATATATCCGTAGTGGTTCAATATCTTCTCTTTAATGGCTTTAGTTACTTTTTCTATTTCTTTAACTTTTTCAATCATGTTTTCCCTCTATTTCTTTAACTTATATATTATAAATGCGTTGTAAATAATATAGAGAAATGCACTATTTTTATTAAGATAGAACAATATATTTAAGAATTTCTAAAAAATTGTTTAACGGTGGTATTTTTGGAAAAACTAAAGAAATTGAAAAATAATCTTAAAGAAAAATTTGAAAATAAAAAAGTTATTATTGCTTATTCTGGTGGGATAGACAGTTTGCTTTTATCCATACTACTATCAGAGATTACTGAAACTTTATGTGTTTTTATAAAAACCCCTTACATTTCAGCATGGTCTTTAAATAATGCAATTCTCAATGCAAAAAAATATAACCTAAATTTAAAAGTTATTAAAGTTGATAAGATTATTGAAAATGTTCCAGAGAGATGTTATTTGTGCAAAAAAATGTTTTTTGAAATCTTAACTAAAGAGAAAGAAAAATATAATTACGATGTTGTTGTTGATGGAACCCATTATGATGATTTATTTGAAGATAGGCCTGGATTAAAAGCTAAAGAAGAATTTAATATAGTTTCTCCATTTGCAGATTTTAAGATTGGTAAAAAAGATATCTTAGAGATAGCTAAAGAGCTAAATATAAATATTCCTCCAAAAGAAACGTGTTTATTAACAAGATTTGAGTTCAATAGAGAAATTTCAATAGAATATTTAAAGAAGATAGAAAGATTAGAAGAATTTTTAAGAAATTATGTAAAAGGGGCTATAAGGGTTAGAGATTATAAAAATTTGGCTGTTATTGAGATTGAAGATGATTTAAATAATATAATTAACAAAAAAGAAGAAATTATCAAAAAATTTAAAGATTATGGATTTAAAAAGGTTTGTATAAATTTAGAAGAGTATAAAGGTTATTGATGAATCTTGTATCTCAATATAGCAGCTATTCCCTTAAATGCATTTAAAATCATAGCTCCTTCTTCTGTTTCTGAAGAGACAGTTATAAGTTTAGCCCCGCTCTGCTCACATAACTCTGAAAGATATTCAATATAATCTTTTTCTTCAACAATACTTAAAGCTCCTCCACATTTTGGACATTGTGCATTTTTAAGCTCCTCTTCCAATTTAATAAGTTCAAGTTTTGTAACTGTTTTTTCTTCTAAGTAATCACAGTTATTACATGCTATCTTTACCTTATATTTCTCTAATTCTTCAGAAACAATTAAAGTATCAACAGCTCCCATCATTAAAGCTTCTAAAACCTCTTTTTCACCATAGCATGCCAATCCTCCATCCTCTTTAATTAATTCCTTTAAAAATCTCTGAACAGCTTCTCTCTCTTTCATCAACTCAACATCTTTCAATAATGGGGCTGCTTTCTCTAAAAGCTCCCTTATACCAAACTCTTCTGTATAGCATAAATCAAATGTATCCAATACAATCTTTTTAAGTTCATGATGTAAGTAATCTCCTTCAACAAACTCGTTTTTAGTATGGCCAGGTCCTCCAACTAAAATTCCCCTAAGTTTTTTCTCTTGTAATAATGGAAGGAATTGCTCATTTGCTTTCTGCCCTACTCTCTGCAAGAACTCATGAGCGGCTAAATCTATAAGCCTTTCTAATCTTCTTGCTGACTGTCCTCCTGCTTTAAACTTTCCAGGTACTCCACTTGTTAGTTTTTTTAAGATATTTATGTTTCTACCTTTAACTAACGCTATTGTTGCCTCGTTTCTATCAACCAATATAACTCCATACGCATCTTTATCTTCTAAAAACTCTTCTAATGGTTCTAAGTAAAATTCTGAATCACACCTATAGATGTATGTTTTTATTGGTTCTGGTGGTTCTATAACATAAGTTTCCATTTTTTCTGTTCCTGGCCCATTTCTTGGAACCATTCCAGCAAATATAACAACTCCTTTCTCTAAAGGTTCTTTCAATAGCTTTAATCTCTGCAAAATTGCTTCTATTGCTGATTGAACATTTTTTCTTGTACTTTTACTTTTAATGTTTGATGCCTGTGACATCTCTTCCCTTAAATGCTGAGCTACATCAGATATTCTTCTACCTGCTGGAATATAAAGGCTAATAAGTTCAGTCCCCTTACCTTTTTTTGTTTTTAGTTCTTTTAACATCTTTTTAAATAAATATAATTGTTTTGAATCATTTGATGCCATAACTATCACCATAAATCTTTATTTTTAAATTTTGTTTTATATCCAATTTTTAAAATCGTAAAATCAGATATTGTGTTTTTATTGCTTATTTCATTAATGATTTATAAAAATGAGACATTAAGTGTGAGCGTAAAATATTATAAAATAAAGATTTATATATAATTTTGCTAAGCTGATTTATCCTTTTTAATGAAATTTTTAACAACATCCAATACATTTTCTGAGATAACGTATTTTGCATTATCTTTTAACACATTATTAGCCACTTCTAAAGCCTTATACAATTGAGCTTCATCTTTAAAGTATTGTCTTGCCGCTTCTGCCACTATTTGTATTGCCTTTGCTTGCCCCTCTGCCTCAATTCTCAAACTCTCAGCAATACCTTGAGCTCTCAATATCCTACTCTGCTTCTCTCCCTCTGCCTCCAATATAGCGGCTCTTTTTAATCTCTCTGCTTTCATCTGCTGAGCCATTGCATTTTTAATATCTTCTGGCGGGTCTATTTCTTTAACTTCAACCTTTTCAATCCTAACTCCCCAAGCATCTGTTTCTCTGTCCAAAATTTCTAATAACTTTGAGTTTATATACTCTCTTTTATTTAAAACCTCATCCAATTCCATACTACCAATTATAGCCCTTAATGTTGTTTGTGCTAAGTTTATTATGGCATATTCATAATTCTCTACTTCTAAAATAGCCTTTTCAACGTCTATAACTCTATAATAAACAACTGCATCTACTTTTACAACTGCATTATCCTTTGTAATCATTTCTTGTGGTGGAATGTCAGTAACTCTCGTCCTCATATCAACCTTAACAGGCACATCTAAGAATGGAATAATTATATTTATTCCTGGCTTTAATCTCCCAATAACCCTACCCAATCTAAAAATTAACCCTCCTTCATATTGATTGACAATAACTATTGCTTTAACAATTATAAACAATGCTATAATTCCCAATAATAGCCAAAACCAAAACATATTATTCACCTTCAAACTTTTTGACTATTAGTGAGACCCCTTCAACCCCAACAATTTCAACTTTATCTCCATTCTTTATTTTATCTTCAGATTTTGCTAACCATATTTGATTTTCTATCTCAACCCTCCCATAGCCATTTTCTTCAAAATCCCCTATTGCTATCCCAATCTTTCCAACAAACCTTTCAGCCCCCACTTTTATTTCTTTTCCTACGCCATAGACAAATTTGTGTAGGATAATTATAGTTAAAATTCCAGCAATTATTGAAGAAATAAATGCATATTGTGGAATTATTAACAAAAATATCCCATATATTAATAGAGCCACCCCCCACGCAGGAAAATACAGCCCTGGAATCACAGCTTCTAATGCCATTACCAAAAACCCTGCCAATATAAAGATATAACCAATATCCATTTACATCCCACATTACCCTCTCTCAGTTTCTTAATTAATTATAATTTATTGTAATATTTAAAATTTTTTGTTCTTTGTCAGTTATGTTTATATATGGTTTATATTAAAATTATGAAAGATTTTTAAACTCATCAAATCATTGAACTTTTGCTAAATTAAAAGAGGTGGAAGATATGGTAGAAAAAGGAAAAATGGTAAAGATTAGCTATGACGGATACGTTGATGGAAAACTCTTTGATACAACTAATGAAGAATTGGCTAAAAAAGAAGGCATTTATAATCCTGCAATAGTTTATGGTCCTGTTGCTATTTTTGCCGGGGAAGGGCAAGTATTGCCAGGATTAGATGAAGTTATATTAGAGATGGATGTTGGAGAAGAGAGGGAAGTTGTTTTACCTCCAGAAAAAGCATTTGGTAAGAGAGATCCATCAAAAATAAAATTAGTTCCATTATCAGAATTTAAAAAGAGAGGAATTAAGCCAATAAAAGGATTACCTATAACCATAGATGGAATGCCAGGAAAAATTGTTAGTATAAACAGTGGAAGAGTTTTAGTTGATTTTAACCATGAATTAGCTGGAAAAGAAGTAAAATATAGAATAAAAATAGAGGAAATTATTGAAGATAAAAAGGATATAGTAAAAGAAATTGTAAAGATGTATGTTCCAAGATTGGGTGATGTAAAAGTAACTATTAGAAATGGAACAGTTAAAATAGAATTGCCAGAATTTGCTCCATTCATCCCAAACATCCAAACAGCTAAGATGGCTATTGCCAATGAAATATTGAAGAGATTAGAAGATGCTGAAAAAGTTAACTTTGTTGAAACATTTGAAAGAAAAAAAGAGAATAAAGAAGAAAAAACTGAAGAAAAGAATGAATAAATTTATATATTCTAATTAATTTAAAATCATTACGTAGCTTTTTTATAATTAATCTCTTAATATCTATTTTTAAAAACCCAAATTTTTAGTAGTGGATAGTTATGAGAGATAGATTTGGTAGAGAAATTAGGTCTTTTAGAATTTCTGTAACCAATAAATGCAATTTACAGTGCTTTTATTGCCATAAAGAGGGACATAATTCAGATAATAACAGATACATGACAGCTGAAGAAATTGGAATTATAGCTAAGACATCAACAAAATTTGGTGTTAGAAAGATAAAAATTTCTGGTGGTGAGCCGTTATTAAGGAAAGATATTTGTGAAATCATTGAAAATATTAGAGATGAAAAAATAAAAGATATTTCTTTAACAACTAATGGAATCCTTTTAGAACATTTAGCTGATAAACTTAAAGATGCTGGATTAAATAGAGTTAATGTGAGCTTAGATACTTTAAATCCTGAATTATATAAAAAAATTACAAAATTTGAAGATGTTGAGAGAGTAATAAATGGGATAAAGAAAGCAATAGATGTTGGATTAACTCCATTAAAGGTCAATTTTTTAGCTATGAGTTTGAATATTAAAGATTTACAAAATATTATGGAATTCTGCAGAGATGTTGGGGCTATTTTACAAATTATTGAGTTTATTCCCTTAAAAGAGACACTTAAAAAATATTATTATGACATCTCCTCAATAGAAAATGAAATTAAAGAAAAAGCTGATAAAGTTATTACAAGAAAATTCATGCAGAATAGGAAAAAATACATTGTCGATGGATTAGAAATTGAGTTTGTAAGACCTATGGACAATAGTGAGTTTTGCATGCACTGCACAAGGATAAGATTAACTTATGACGGCTACTTAAAGCCATGTTTGTTGAGGGATGACAACTTAGTTGATATATTAACTCCATTAAGAAAAGGTGAAAACTTAGAGTCGTATTTTGTTGAATGTATAAATAGAAGAGAACCATATTTTAAATTGTAGAGTTTTTTAATTTTAGAATGTAATTAAATACTTTCTCTATCTCTTTTGCAGCTTTTGAGTTTAAATCAGCTGGTCTTCCTACAAATTCACTTTTTATAACCTCTTCATCGTAAGGAATAAATCCAACAACATCTAACCCAAGTTCTTTTTGAATGACATCCTTTAATAATTCTTTATTTTCGTCTCTCACTTTATTAACAATAACTCCCAAATTTTTTATTCCCAAATCGTTAGCTAATTTTTTCATTCTTTTTGCAGTTATTAAAGATTTTTTTGTTGGCTCTACAACAATAAGCATTAAATCAACATCTTCTATTGTT is from Methanocaldococcus bathoardescens and encodes:
- a CDS encoding DHH family phosphoesterase encodes the protein MIEKVKEIEKVTKAIKEKILNHYGYIRVITHHDTDGLSSGGILAKMLMRTNKLFHLTVVEHLSKEVIEKLTKENEVNKPLFIFADMGSGQIEDIIKHNFNAIILDHHPPIIEESFVNENIIQLNPHIFGVDGAREITASGVCYLVAREFGYYDLSVLAIAGIIGDMQYNPLLGLNKFIVNEAREYRYVKIMSDIIYNIYNVEMHKAIAYCTKPYIPELASEVKAFKFLKDIGIDPNKKELDDSDRKKLLSAIVFKYPKIENLMIDRYLIEHKIRDAFLLSEMLNAVGRNGLFAVGIGICLEDNECIKIGNEILWEYKKNLINELKNVKLKKLDNICYFEGKKGMIGVIASILVDDKPVVGYHIEGDIAKFSARGNRELVNKGLNLSVAMSIAKKFGGSGGGHDVASGAVVPKDKVKEFLKRVDEIIGEQLRR
- the larE gene encoding ATP-dependent sacrificial sulfur transferase LarE, which translates into the protein MVFLEKLKKLKNNLKEKFENKKVIIAYSGGIDSLLLSILLSEITETLCVFIKTPYISAWSLNNAILNAKKYNLNLKVIKVDKIIENVPERCYLCKKMFFEILTKEKEKYNYDVVVDGTHYDDLFEDRPGLKAKEEFNIVSPFADFKIGKKDILEIAKELNINIPPKETCLLTRFEFNREISIEYLKKIERLEEFLRNYVKGAIRVRDYKNLAVIEIEDDLNNIINKKEEIIKKFKDYGFKKVCINLEEYKGY
- the prf1 gene encoding peptide chain release factor aRF-1, which produces MASNDSKQLYLFKKMLKELKTKKGKGTELISLYIPAGRRISDVAQHLREEMSQASNIKSKSTRKNVQSAIEAILQRLKLLKEPLEKGVVIFAGMVPRNGPGTEKMETYVIEPPEPIKTYIYRCDSEFYLEPLEEFLEDKDAYGVILVDRNEATIALVKGRNINILKKLTSGVPGKFKAGGQSARRLERLIDLAAHEFLQRVGQKANEQFLPLLQEKKLRGILVGGPGHTKNEFVEGDYLHHELKKIVLDTFDLCYTEEFGIRELLEKAAPLLKDVELMKEREAVQRFLKELIKEDGGLACYGEKEVLEALMMGAVDTLIVSEELEKYKVKIACNNCDYLEEKTVTKLELIKLEEELKNAQCPKCGGALSIVEEKDYIEYLSELCEQSGAKLITVSSETEEGAMILNAFKGIAAILRYKIHQ
- a CDS encoding SPFH domain-containing protein; protein product: MFWFWLLLGIIALFIIVKAIVIVNQYEGGLIFRLGRVIGRLKPGINIIIPFLDVPVKVDMRTRVTDIPPQEMITKDNAVVKVDAVVYYRVIDVEKAILEVENYEYAIINLAQTTLRAIIGSMELDEVLNKREYINSKLLEILDRETDAWGVRIEKVEVKEIDPPEDIKNAMAQQMKAERLKRAAILEAEGEKQSRILRAQGIAESLRIEAEGQAKAIQIVAEAARQYFKDEAQLYKALEVANNVLKDNAKYVISENVLDVVKNFIKKDKSA
- a CDS encoding NfeD family protein; the protein is MDIGYIFILAGFLVMALEAVIPGLYFPAWGVALLIYGIFLLIIPQYAFISSIIAGILTIIILHKFVYGVGKEIKVGAERFVGKIGIAIGDFEENGYGRVEIENQIWLAKSEDKIKNGDKVEIVGVEGVSLIVKKFEGE
- a CDS encoding peptidylprolyl isomerase is translated as MVEKGKMVKISYDGYVDGKLFDTTNEELAKKEGIYNPAIVYGPVAIFAGEGQVLPGLDEVILEMDVGEEREVVLPPEKAFGKRDPSKIKLVPLSEFKKRGIKPIKGLPITIDGMPGKIVSINSGRVLVDFNHELAGKEVKYRIKIEEIIEDKKDIVKEIVKMYVPRLGDVKVTIRNGTVKIELPEFAPFIPNIQTAKMAIANEILKRLEDAEKVNFVETFERKKENKEEKTEEKNE
- the moaA gene encoding GTP 3',8-cyclase MoaA, encoding MRDRFGREIRSFRISVTNKCNLQCFYCHKEGHNSDNNRYMTAEEIGIIAKTSTKFGVRKIKISGGEPLLRKDICEIIENIRDEKIKDISLTTNGILLEHLADKLKDAGLNRVNVSLDTLNPELYKKITKFEDVERVINGIKKAIDVGLTPLKVNFLAMSLNIKDLQNIMEFCRDVGAILQIIEFIPLKETLKKYYYDISSIENEIKEKADKVITRKFMQNRKKYIVDGLEIEFVRPMDNSEFCMHCTRIRLTYDGYLKPCLLRDDNLVDILTPLRKGENLESYFVECINRREPYFKL